In one window of Paraflavitalea soli DNA:
- a CDS encoding PKD domain-containing protein: MAKKLLLILLLHTVTQWARAQAPVADFSANVVSGCSPLTVTFKDQSTGNPLFWNWDFGGGNLSNLQNPTISFGTPGTYTVALVVRNADGTNGITKTNYITVYPSPRINFSANFTTSCVPATIQFTDLTDPVAGNIVSWEWDFGDGGTSTQKNPSHQYTTTGFYSVTLKAVSSTGCQAQTSFIRYIRIVPGVIPDFSFNAPATCKPPFAVNFTNLTSGPGNLTYQWNFGNSTGSTQDNPTATYSATGPYTVTLNATSEFGCTGSIQKPIDISGTGTFFTSPDTVCLNTTVNFQNASTSTPLSTLWDFGNGQQSTNLNDASTYTAPGIYTVKLKNTYTNCLDSFSKPLVVVDKPIVAFSAPVTTACKAPLTVNFQDNSPDATGWQWDFGDGNTSTQQNPSHTYTAEGQYSVTLTITSRLGCSNTLTQPAFVRIIKPTVSFANAPAGGCIPYTFAPTANTVAIDGVASYFWEYGDGFTATTTVPTGPAHTYTLAGNYTIKLTITTRGGCTESAELVNGIRTGIPPVSNFTLTPTDACASDAINFTDLSTVTLPAVVDEWLWDFGDGETSDVQNPAHTYADSGYFSVTLTAYNNKCPTVSAAQVVHIKPPIAQFIYDVACPNGLLVNFTNQSKVNAAVYGPVTYTWDFGDGGTSTLQTPPPHTYAAVGTYTVKLTVTSTAPGGCSHTISQDIQLVGEVADFTVSNPTPCKNELLQVVAKGIAANITQYEWSVNGAAFSIGARDINLRFSNAGVYSIALRITDINGCTNTKTVTNAITVSGPVANFTPAKQGGCTNTSITFNDLSTGTGINSWQFDFGDGQTQTFTAPPFAHNYTDTGSYVVKLTVTDGNGCPDTYTATDTVFITKPVAGFTSDFTTICPNTDLPFKDTSSGRGLSWQWDFGDGGTSTIQAPLHRYMAFTGTYGVKLVVTDAFGCKDSVTKANYITIKKPVPAFTALDTSSICPLLETKFTFGGSDYESFYWDFGDGSISTLPNPNHFYNTYGSYEAKLYVIGYGGCIDSVSDTINVYNPYTTSELNYSPITNCNALMVDFSLITPSATRFSFYFGDGAIDDSQLKVFQHYYKSPGFYAPSILLQDSLGCQVTVGGPNTIRILGATPLFGMDKKTFCDSGTVIFTDYTQGNDPITSLSYDFDDGTTSTDKDLTHRFTQPGTYVVKHIVSTQAGCTNTLTDTVRVYGTPHPVIISDTVVCINEVLPLQGTLTVPDTAITWKWDLGSNGQSADQNTSVKYPQSGTYAVSLESANKLGCKDKTSKNIYVPPTPTINLSGSPTVVVGTGIPMPVTYSANVATYAWTPARNLSCTDCAIPFADPRFTTTYNVRVEDIYGCPATQDITITVICNSSNYFVPNTFSPNGDGHNDVFMPRGRNIDRVNRMQVFNRWGEMVFEKKNFMVNDASAGWNGTYKGKPAAADVYVYVVEFVCDNASVVPFRGNVTLLR, encoded by the coding sequence TTGGCAAAAAAGCTGCTATTAATACTGTTATTGCATACGGTCACTCAATGGGCGCGGGCACAAGCGCCGGTCGCTGATTTCAGCGCCAACGTTGTTTCCGGCTGTTCGCCACTTACTGTGACTTTTAAAGACCAATCTACCGGCAATCCCCTTTTCTGGAACTGGGATTTTGGCGGCGGGAATCTCTCCAACCTGCAAAACCCTACTATCTCTTTTGGCACGCCAGGCACCTATACAGTGGCGCTGGTAGTGCGCAATGCCGATGGCACCAATGGTATTACCAAGACGAATTACATCACCGTATATCCTTCGCCACGGATAAACTTTAGCGCTAATTTTACGACGAGCTGTGTGCCGGCTACGATACAGTTCACGGATCTGACGGATCCTGTTGCAGGCAATATTGTATCCTGGGAATGGGATTTTGGCGACGGAGGCACTTCTACACAAAAAAATCCATCGCATCAGTACACCACTACAGGTTTTTATTCAGTGACGCTAAAAGCTGTCAGCAGTACAGGATGCCAGGCCCAAACTTCCTTTATTCGCTATATCCGCATCGTGCCGGGTGTCATACCAGATTTCAGCTTCAATGCACCGGCCACGTGCAAGCCTCCCTTTGCAGTAAATTTTACCAACCTGACCAGCGGGCCAGGCAACCTGACCTATCAATGGAACTTTGGCAATAGTACGGGGTCTACACAGGATAATCCTACTGCCACCTATAGCGCAACGGGGCCTTATACGGTAACCTTAAACGCTACCAGTGAATTTGGTTGTACCGGCAGTATACAAAAACCGATCGATATCAGTGGCACCGGCACTTTCTTTACCAGTCCGGATACGGTGTGTCTCAATACCACGGTCAATTTTCAGAATGCCTCGACCAGCACACCACTCAGTACGCTTTGGGATTTTGGCAACGGACAGCAATCAACCAATCTCAATGATGCCAGTACTTACACCGCGCCGGGTATCTATACCGTTAAGTTAAAGAACACCTATACCAATTGCCTGGATTCCTTTTCAAAACCGCTGGTGGTGGTAGACAAACCCATAGTCGCTTTTTCAGCACCTGTGACCACAGCCTGCAAAGCACCTTTAACGGTCAACTTCCAGGATAATTCGCCCGATGCAACAGGCTGGCAATGGGACTTCGGCGATGGCAATACTTCCACCCAACAAAATCCATCGCACACCTACACGGCAGAAGGGCAATACAGTGTGACGCTGACCATCACATCGCGCCTGGGATGTAGCAATACGCTTACCCAACCAGCTTTTGTGCGCATCATCAAACCAACGGTATCGTTTGCCAATGCGCCAGCCGGCGGTTGTATTCCTTACACTTTCGCGCCAACCGCCAATACCGTTGCTATTGACGGGGTAGCCAGTTATTTCTGGGAGTATGGTGATGGTTTTACCGCTACTACCACCGTGCCCACAGGTCCCGCCCACACCTATACTTTGGCCGGCAACTATACCATCAAGCTGACCATTACTACCAGGGGTGGTTGCACTGAATCGGCAGAGCTTGTCAATGGCATACGTACCGGCATTCCACCGGTATCTAATTTCACGCTCACTCCAACAGATGCCTGTGCATCGGATGCGATCAATTTTACTGATCTGTCAACAGTAACGCTTCCTGCTGTCGTAGATGAATGGTTGTGGGATTTTGGCGATGGAGAAACCTCCGATGTACAAAACCCTGCCCATACCTATGCCGACAGTGGTTATTTTTCTGTTACGCTCACAGCGTATAACAATAAATGCCCCACTGTTTCAGCAGCCCAGGTAGTGCATATCAAGCCACCTATTGCCCAATTTATTTATGATGTGGCGTGTCCCAATGGTTTGCTGGTGAACTTTACCAACCAATCGAAGGTGAATGCGGCTGTTTATGGGCCGGTCACTTATACCTGGGATTTTGGCGATGGTGGCACATCCACTTTACAAACCCCGCCCCCCCATACCTATGCAGCGGTGGGCACTTATACGGTGAAGCTCACCGTAACATCTACCGCTCCAGGCGGCTGCTCGCATACGATTTCGCAGGACATTCAACTGGTAGGTGAAGTAGCAGACTTCACGGTGAGCAATCCTACTCCCTGCAAAAACGAATTGTTGCAGGTGGTGGCCAAGGGCATAGCTGCAAACATTACGCAATACGAATGGTCGGTAAACGGGGCTGCTTTTAGTATTGGTGCCCGCGATATCAACCTCAGGTTCTCCAATGCAGGCGTTTATTCAATTGCGCTGCGGATCACCGACATCAACGGATGTACCAATACCAAAACGGTTACCAATGCCATCACTGTTTCCGGTCCGGTGGCCAACTTTACCCCGGCAAAGCAAGGCGGGTGTACGAATACCAGCATCACATTCAATGATCTCTCAACCGGTACGGGTATCAATAGCTGGCAGTTTGATTTCGGCGATGGCCAAACGCAAACCTTTACTGCTCCTCCCTTCGCCCACAATTATACCGATACAGGCAGTTATGTAGTGAAACTAACCGTGACGGATGGGAACGGTTGTCCGGATACCTATACCGCTACGGATACGGTATTTATCACCAAACCAGTAGCAGGTTTCACCAGCGACTTTACCACCATTTGCCCCAATACGGACCTGCCTTTTAAGGACACTTCCAGCGGCAGGGGATTATCCTGGCAATGGGATTTTGGCGATGGCGGCACTTCTACCATCCAGGCGCCCCTCCATAGGTATATGGCATTTACCGGCACTTATGGCGTCAAACTGGTGGTCACCGATGCCTTTGGCTGCAAGGACTCTGTGACCAAGGCCAACTATATCACTATTAAGAAACCAGTGCCGGCATTTACAGCACTCGATACCAGTTCTATTTGCCCCTTGCTGGAAACCAAATTCACTTTCGGGGGATCGGATTATGAGTCTTTTTATTGGGATTTTGGCGATGGAAGTATATCTACCCTGCCCAATCCCAATCACTTTTACAACACTTATGGTTCGTATGAGGCCAAATTGTATGTAATCGGCTATGGCGGGTGTATAGATTCTGTAAGTGATACCATTAATGTATACAACCCCTATACCACCAGTGAATTAAATTATAGTCCGATCACCAATTGCAATGCTTTGATGGTAGACTTTTCATTGATCACACCATCCGCTACACGTTTCAGTTTTTACTTTGGTGATGGCGCCATTGACGACTCTCAACTTAAAGTATTCCAGCATTATTATAAATCGCCTGGCTTTTATGCGCCGTCCATCCTATTGCAGGATAGCCTTGGTTGCCAGGTAACGGTAGGCGGACCTAATACCATCAGGATTCTTGGGGCAACGCCTTTATTTGGTATGGATAAGAAAACATTCTGCGATTCGGGCACCGTTATCTTTACTGATTATACGCAGGGCAATGATCCTATAACTTCGCTCAGTTATGATTTTGATGATGGAACTACTTCCACCGACAAAGATCTTACACACCGGTTTACCCAGCCAGGCACGTATGTAGTAAAGCATATTGTAAGCACGCAGGCTGGTTGTACGAATACATTAACCGACACCGTTCGGGTGTATGGCACGCCCCATCCGGTCATCATAAGTGATACGGTCGTTTGTATCAATGAGGTGCTGCCTTTGCAGGGTACGCTCACTGTACCGGATACTGCCATCACCTGGAAATGGGACCTGGGCAGCAATGGCCAGTCGGCCGATCAAAATACCTCGGTAAAATATCCTCAATCGGGTACCTATGCGGTGTCGCTGGAATCGGCCAATAAACTGGGATGTAAAGACAAGACATCAAAGAATATATATGTGCCACCGACCCCCACCATCAACTTATCGGGTAGTCCCACGGTAGTTGTAGGTACCGGCATTCCTATGCCGGTAACGTATAGCGCCAATGTGGCTACGTATGCGTGGACACCTGCCAGGAACCTGAGTTGTACGGATTGTGCCATCCCCTTTGCCGATCCCAGGTTTACCACCACCTATAATGTGCGGGTAGAAGACATTTATGGTTGTCCGGCCACGCAGGATATCACGATCACGGTAATCTGCAATAGCAGCAATTACTTTGTGCCCAATACTTTCTCACCCAACGGCGACGGCCATAATGATGTGTTTATGCCCCGTGGCAGGAATATTGACCGGGTAAACCGGATGCAGGTATTTAACCGCTGGGGAGAAATGGTATTTGAGAAAAAGAACTTTATGGTCAATGATGCATCAGCAGGATGGAATGGAACGTATAAGGGAAAACCCGCAGCAGCGGATGTGTATGTTTATGTAGTAGAATTTGTTTGTGACAATGCATCGGTTGTACCATTCAGGGGTAATGTAACTTTGTTAAGGTAA
- a CDS encoding PorP/SprF family type IX secretion system membrane protein has product MKNVLNWRRYSFTGILLCALTLTHAQDIHFSQFFEAPLLRNPSLAGIYSGDVRIQGVYRDQWNSFTNAYRTGSLNAEYKMPVGKGDDFMTIGGQVLFDKAGTVGLTTTSLLPALNYHKSLSNEKAMYLSLGFMGGMIRKSIDASKMTTDNQYGPGGYDPTAPTGEILTTPNFNTWDASVGMSFNTTFGEDKANSYFLGAAYHHLNRPKNSFYRNASIELKPKYVFSGGITFGVDEYSYFIVQADHSIQGSFTETVGGALYSYKLGDDPVNPLYTIHAGAFLRWKDALIPVIKLDRYPLSVALSYDVNVSQLKTASQGRGGVEISLSWISYLDRDNSSRDKVLCPRF; this is encoded by the coding sequence ATGAAAAACGTATTGAATTGGAGACGATATTCCTTTACGGGGATATTGCTGTGCGCGCTTACCCTCACGCATGCCCAGGATATTCATTTTTCACAATTCTTTGAAGCTCCGCTGCTTCGTAATCCTTCCCTGGCGGGCATCTATTCCGGAGATGTCCGGATACAAGGCGTTTACAGAGATCAATGGAACAGCTTTACCAATGCTTACCGCACGGGATCGCTCAATGCAGAATATAAAATGCCGGTGGGCAAGGGAGATGATTTCATGACGATCGGGGGGCAGGTGCTTTTTGACAAAGCCGGTACGGTAGGCTTAACCACCACTTCGCTGTTGCCTGCCTTGAATTACCACAAATCGCTCAGCAATGAAAAAGCCATGTACCTGAGCCTGGGTTTTATGGGAGGCATGATCCGCAAAAGCATTGATGCATCGAAGATGACCACGGATAACCAATATGGCCCCGGTGGATATGATCCTACTGCACCTACGGGAGAGATCCTTACGACGCCCAACTTCAATACCTGGGATGCCAGTGTGGGCATGAGCTTCAATACTACTTTTGGTGAGGATAAGGCCAATAGTTATTTTCTGGGCGCTGCCTACCATCACCTCAACAGGCCTAAGAATTCTTTTTACCGCAATGCCAGTATTGAATTAAAACCCAAATATGTTTTCTCTGGCGGCATTACGTTTGGCGTAGATGAATATTCTTATTTTATTGTTCAGGCGGATCATTCCATACAAGGCTCCTTTACTGAAACCGTTGGCGGTGCGCTTTATTCTTACAAACTGGGTGATGACCCGGTCAATCCCCTGTATACCATCCATGCGGGGGCTTTCCTGCGTTGGAAAGATGCGCTGATACCGGTTATTAAGCTCGACCGGTACCCCCTGTCGGTGGCCCTTAGCTATGATGTCAATGTATCGCAGCTCAAAACAGCCAGCCAGGGCCGGGGCGGTGTGGAGATATCGCTTTCCTGGATCAGCTACCTCGACAGGGACAATAGCAGCCGGGACAAAGTATTGTGCCCAAGGTTTTAA